A genomic region of archaeon BMS3Bbin15 contains the following coding sequences:
- the thyX gene encoding thymidylate synthase ThyX → MDIEIKNVKIFNDRAFVAHSARVSGVGKIKSKGGFRDPTDKEIFAMVLENDYSSALEHIIFTFEIHGLSKGNSAELLEHRIASHTGRSTRYQNEADFDYTLPPAISEILNKYGLSQQDYKKMVEKGNVNLDNVKKKDIKILNLYSEVIHTSRSVYNSLLELKVPKESARYALPFSVHTAYTYTINLRSLINLLGLRLCVRASPEMRCLASNIYLAVRKVFPEIDNVWCRGYNLAVCPENDVRDSPQGKDCPFKNFESDIFIPTKKHVKAGIKLKPFNRNKSFNVKEALLKKWSEI, encoded by the coding sequence ATGGACATTGAAATTAAGAATGTGAAAATCTTCAATGACAGAGCCTTTGTTGCCCACTCAGCAAGGGTTAGCGGTGTTGGGAAAATTAAGAGTAAAGGGGGATTCAGAGACCCCACAGATAAAGAAATTTTTGCCATGGTGCTTGAGAATGACTATTCTTCAGCTCTTGAACACATTATATTTACCTTTGAAATTCACGGCCTCAGCAAAGGCAATTCTGCAGAACTTCTGGAACACAGAATTGCAAGTCACACCGGAAGGAGCACAAGATATCAGAATGAAGCAGATTTTGACTATACTCTACCTCCAGCGATTTCTGAGATATTGAATAAGTATGGGTTATCCCAGCAAGATTACAAAAAAATGGTAGAGAAAGGAAATGTTAATTTAGATAATGTAAAGAAAAAGGACATAAAGATTCTCAATCTATATTCTGAAGTTATTCATACAAGCCGTTCTGTTTATAACTCTCTCCTTGAGCTGAAAGTACCAAAGGAAAGTGCCAGATATGCTCTGCCCTTCTCCGTGCACACAGCCTATACCTACACAATAAACCTCAGAAGCCTTATAAATCTCCTGGGTTTAAGACTGTGCGTAAGAGCCTCGCCTGAAATGAGATGTCTCGCATCAAATATTTACCTCGCAGTTAGAAAGGTTTTTCCTGAAATTGATAATGTGTGGTGCAGAGGTTATAACCTTGCTGTGTGCCCTGAAAATGATGTCAGGGATTCTCCCCAGGGAAAAGACTGTCCATTTAAAAATTTTGAGAGTGATATTTTTATTCCAACAAAAAAACATGTCAAAGCAGGAATTAAGTTAAAGCCTTTCAACAGGAATAAATCTTTTAATGTTAAAGAAGCTCTGCTCAAAAAATGGAGTGAAATTTAG